TGATTAAGGAAGCTATCGGTAAGCTTGACCCGGCCAGAGCTGTAGAATTAGAAAAGTGGCATGAAGATCATAAGTCGGTCATTGAAAGAGTATGGCGTGATCGTGTGCAATCAGCCTCTAGGCTATCTGGTCAGTTTGCTGTGAGATACCACTCTATACTATAGATAGAGTAATGAACTTCTTCAGGTTCATTACTAGTGGTGTATTAGTTTATCCCTGATACACCTCAGGTCTCAACACTCCGATATACGGTAGGTTTCGGTATTGTTGGCGGAAGTCTAGGCCGTAGCCGACGACGAATTCGTTAGGAACTGACAGGCCGACGTAATCGGCGGTAACGTTGGCGATACGTCGTTCGGGTTTGTCGAGTAGTGAGCAGACTTTGATTGAGGACGCACCGCGACCAGAGAATAATTCTAGCAACCTTTCCAACGTTCGACCGGTATCGACGATGTCTTCGACCAGCAAAATATGCCGCCCAGTAACGTCGCTATCAATGTCTTTGAGAATAGTGACCGCGCCGGATGATTCAGTTGCGTCGCCGTAGCTAGAGACGTCAATGAAATCGATTTCCAGGTAACAGTCCATCGCTCGCACTAGATCAATCATAAACGGTGCTGCACCGCGCAGTATACCGATGATCAGCGGGTTTTTGTCACGATATTCTGCCGTCAGCTCTCGGCCCAGCTGCGCCACTGCATTGTTAATTTGCTCAGTAGTCACGAGGATTTTAGCAATGTCTTGATTCATTAGGATAAGTATAACAATTAGCTAGCAAAATCGCTAATCCGCTTGGCGATAATTGTAGTGGGTTCAAGAATGCGGCATTGCGGAAAAAGGCGTTGTAACCGCCTCTTAATTGCCAGATAATGCGTGCAGCCTAGAACAATAACATCGCTGCCGTCCGCAACACTGGCCGATACTTCATCAAGCACAATATCGTCGGCCAAACCTTGATCAATCATCTGCGCCCACGCACGGGTGTCTGGCGTATCGATGCGAACGCCAGTAGC
The window above is part of the Candidatus Saccharibacteria bacterium oral taxon 488 genome. Proteins encoded here:
- the hpt gene encoding hypoxanthine phosphoribosyltransferase — its product is MNQDIAKILVTTEQINNAVAQLGRELTAEYRDKNPLIIGILRGAAPFMIDLVRAMDCYLEIDFIDVSSYGDATESSGAVTILKDIDSDVTGRHILLVEDIVDTGRTLERLLELFSGRGASSIKVCSLLDKPERRIANVTADYVGLSVPNEFVVGYGLDFRQQYRNLPYIGVLRPEVYQG